The DNA sequence CGATTGAGGGCCAGGGTGCGGATGCGGTCCTGTGTCTTGACCAGCAGAATTTCGTCGCTCACCCGTTCACCGTAGCCCCGGCTACGCTGAACGGAATGCACGGTATGGCGTTGAAGGAGTGGAGCGCTGTCATTGCCGCGCTGCTGGCCGGCCGGCAACGAATCCTGCTGCGCAAAGGCGGCATTCACGAGAAGCGCTTCGATGTCAGCGCCGAGCAGTTCCTGCTGTTTCCGACATCGGTACACAGCCACGCCGAGCGGGTCCGTCCCGAACACCGCGATCTGCTCGCGCCGGCCGCCGCCGATTCCACCGCTGAGCAGGTTGTGATACGGGCCGCTGCGAAAGTCGTTGCGGCGCTGCCCGTCGAGCGGCCCGCGGCGCTGGAGGACATTGCGGACTTACACATCTGGACCGCTGAATCGGTGCGCGCCGATCGGCTGGATTTCCGGCCCAAACATCGGTTGACGGCGTTGATGATCCAGGTGTTCCCGCTGTCGACACCGGTGTGGCTGCCGCGCAGCCCTGACTACGTCGGCTGCGCCAGCTGGGTGCGGGTACCGATCGCCGACCCGGAGCTGGGTGCCCCGGTGTTCACCGTCGAA is a window from the Mycobacterium sp. SVM_VP21 genome containing:
- a CDS encoding DUF1802 family protein translates to MHGMALKEWSAVIAALLAGRQRILLRKGGIHEKRFDVSAEQFLLFPTSVHSHAERVRPEHRDLLAPAAADSTAEQVVIRAAAKVVAALPVERPAALEDIADLHIWTAESVRADRLDFRPKHRLTALMIQVFPLSTPVWLPRSPDYVGCASWVRVPIADPELGAPVFTVEQLESVTARVRDTVG